Proteins encoded within one genomic window of Bradyrhizobium sp. CB1717:
- a CDS encoding Lrp/AsnC family transcriptional regulator, which produces MSRSLDEIDLKILTEIQADGRITNVELAKRVGISPPPCLRRVRALEEEGYIHGYRGLLDARKLGFDVTVFAAVHLSSQAEADLRAFEEFVRAEPLVRECWMLSGEVDFILKCVAPDMATFQDFVTHLTAAPHVRNVRTSLVLHNSKYEAAVPLEVKGRR; this is translated from the coding sequence GTGTCGCGGAGCCTAGACGAGATCGACCTGAAAATTCTCACCGAGATTCAGGCCGACGGTCGAATCACCAATGTCGAGCTGGCCAAGCGCGTCGGCATCTCGCCGCCGCCCTGCCTGCGCCGGGTCCGGGCGCTGGAAGAGGAGGGCTACATCCACGGCTATCGCGGGCTGCTGGATGCGCGAAAGCTGGGTTTCGACGTCACGGTGTTCGCGGCCGTGCACCTGTCCAGCCAGGCCGAGGCTGACTTGCGCGCCTTCGAGGAGTTCGTCCGCGCCGAGCCGCTGGTGCGGGAGTGCTGGATGCTGTCGGGCGAGGTCGATTTCATCCTGAAATGCGTCGCGCCAGACATGGCGACGTTCCAGGATTTCGTGACGCACCTGACCGCCGCTCCGCACGTGCGCAACGTGCGGACGTCACTGGTGCTGCATAATTCGAAATACGAGGCGGCGGTGCCGCTCGAGGTGAAGGGACGGCGGTAG
- the greA gene encoding transcription elongation factor GreA, translating into MEKVPMTQAGFVALGEELKKRQSEDRPRIIEHIAEARSHGDLSENAEYHAAKEEQSHNEGRIAELEDKLARADIIDISKLSGDTIKFGATVTLVDEDTEKKTVWQIVGEVEADAKKGRISITSPLARALIGKKKGSTVEVNAPGGAKAYEITKVEWR; encoded by the coding sequence ATGGAAAAGGTTCCGATGACCCAGGCCGGCTTTGTCGCGCTCGGGGAAGAATTGAAGAAGCGCCAGTCGGAGGACCGTCCGCGGATCATCGAGCACATCGCCGAGGCGCGCTCGCACGGAGACCTGTCGGAAAACGCGGAATACCATGCCGCGAAGGAAGAGCAGTCCCACAATGAGGGCCGCATCGCCGAGCTCGAGGACAAGCTCGCGCGCGCCGACATCATCGACATCTCGAAACTGTCCGGCGACACCATCAAGTTCGGCGCCACCGTGACGCTGGTCGACGAGGACACCGAGAAGAAGACGGTGTGGCAGATCGTCGGCGAGGTCGAGGCCGACGCCAAGAAGGGCCGCATCTCCATCACCTCGCCGCTCGCCCGCGCGCTGATCGGCAAGAAGAAGGGCTCGACCGTCGAGGTCAATGCCCCCGGCGGCGCCAAGGCGTATGAGATCACCAAGGTGGAGTGGCGGTAA